Part of the Ziziphus jujuba cultivar Dongzao chromosome 8, ASM3175591v1 genome is shown below.
AAGACATATTATGCTTGAGCCTCTGAACCTTACAAAGGCAGACAAAAGGGTGGAAAATGAGACAAACAAAAACTATTTTTCTGGGCATCAAGAACACGGGAATAAGAACCAAAATTTGCAAAACCTAAACAAGATGTTTTAGAATTGGACAAGACTGCAAAGTAGCCAGCCAATTATACACATCTAAAACCCATCAAGGAAAGTAGCaccacaacatatatatatattttaatatcaagATCACAAGTCAAatgtaaattataaattatggtAAGTAATGCCTCAAAGCAACAAGGGTCTCATATAGCATCAGCAttatctctttctttctcaagTACATCCAAAGTAACCGAAGCTTACGATGCGCTTCAAGAAGTCATTCAACCACCTCAAATGGCCGAATTAAACAGGCAAATCTAACACAGATTgcgaatataattaaaaattggatAGTTTAAGCACATCAGAACCTCGAGAGTAATAACTAGAACAAGAAAGTAATACCAAATTGTAATCCCATAAAGAATGAATATAACGTAGAACTAAATCCATCACTAGAAAGAAATGTTTTACAACTTAGCAAAATTAGTTCACAGCAAATCTACGTAAAACCCTAGCTTTTGCTCCCAAAAAAACCCCCCCAAAACAAATCaatcttccttcttttttcacCAAGAAGATAATAAGAATAATCAATCGCATagactaaaaaaaaagaaaaagagtacaACAAAGCTTCGCTCTGACAAACCTCGAAGAAGCCATCAGCGAGGCACGTGCTCGGCCGGACATCTCACTACACACGCGCGGCGACGGAAGGAGCGGCGGCTGAGGCAGCGCCGCCGAGGAACGAGAGCAAACCGACATTAGACGGCTCTTGATCGTCGAGGAACAGGTCCTCGGGAACTCTGAACGCACCGTGAGCGCAGACGATAGCGAATCCGATCAAGAGCGCCGAGATGAGGAGCGATCCAACGCTGGAGACGAACACGACGATGACGGTCAAGAGGACCAATCCGACCAGCGTTTCGGCATCGGAGAACGTGCGGCCGAGGATGACCAGAGGCTGATCGGATGGCCGGAAAAGGTAGAGGAAAGACCAGGCACCGAGGAGAGAAAGAAGgatgaggagagagaaaggatgGGTGAGGAGCGAGAGAGCGAGAACGACGGCGAGTAGAGTCACGTAGTTGACACGGAAGTAGGAGAAGTTCTTCCGGATCCGAGAGTAGGCTTCGGAGAGCGACAGAGGCCTGACCATGGCGCTCCGATCGAGGAGTTCAGACCACGGGCGGCGATGAGAGAAGCCATTGCGGACAGACGAAGAGAGCCGTGAGATGAACGCACGGAAAGCGGGCGTGGCGATGGGTGGCTGTGATTGGGGACCTGTAGTAGTAGTGGATTGGGGATTCGAGATTGGGGGTGTCGGTGGGGAGGCCATGGATGGCGGGTGGGATTTCGCAGTGGTGGCGCGTGGGATTTTGAAATTGACTCTTCCTTGGGGTCGCGAAAAGATTGGGGGGTGTAGAGAGCTGGGAAATGGGAGAGAATTTAGTTACCGATTAATTATTGTAAAAGgatgtggtggtggtggggatACCACTTTTAAATGGACGGTTTCGATGCTGACCTTATAAAATTGATGGTCGGTGTAGATCAAGCAAGTTTTATATGCATGCTGTGACCGGAAGCTCCTTTACTAAATAGTTTCCATTTGGTGTACTTTACAGGTAGGTATTTTGGTAATGAGTTTTGACATGGACCTGTTATGGAGAGGGACACGCTATGTCGTTATATAGGCTGCTctattaaaaacaatttaataataataataaaaaaaggattttaattaaccttcaaaaacttgaattaaccACCATGTGGATTccacatatattttatagaaatgATGTGCTATTGTTAAAACGAATTGTTATATAAAAGttacatatgatttttttttataagattttcCGTAAGATCCTTACCTTATTAAACTAGCTATAAttccttcatatatatatatatatatacatacatatatatatatatggaattttttttttctttataaatgctGATTGTTTTTATCAATTCTTAAGTGCTGAAgtgcaataatatatatatatatatattctttttttttttttttgcgtaaTATGTAAAATATCATGTTTCAACCTAAGAAAACAAACGACAATAATTGATAATTTGGCAGTATGCCTGATAATTTGGCAGTATGCTTGTAATTAAATTGCTAGGTTAGTGCATGCAACTCGATCTTTATGTGAAATCAAGACCATTaacaataatagaaaaaaaaaaaaaaaaagaccattaACAATCGTATGAATAATACATgatttgaaattaatataaaaatatgaaataaaata
Proteins encoded:
- the LOC107413938 gene encoding PRA1 family protein B1, which produces MASPPTPPISNPQSTTTTGPQSQPPIATPAFRAFISRLSSSVRNGFSHRRPWSELLDRSAMVRPLSLSEAYSRIRKNFSYFRVNYVTLLAVVLALSLLTHPFSLLILLSLLGAWSFLYLFRPSDQPLVILGRTFSDAETLVGLVLLTVIVVFVSSVGSLLISALLIGFAIVCAHGAFRVPEDLFLDDQEPSNVGLLSFLGGAASAAAPSVAARV